A stretch of Kaistella flava (ex Peng et al. 2021) DNA encodes these proteins:
- the epsC gene encoding serine O-acetyltransferase EpsC, with product MGFASHLHKGYSNRKYDIDKKKIEDFIDRFFRFIFFLEYQRCSELSDIQLRLDHFKNEFNEILFSVTDEKESPETEVFFESFSKIYDLLEKDAQAIFENDPAAKSIEEVMFSYPGFFAISVYRFAHELYKSNIPLIPRIWTEFAHSKTGIDINPGAKIGANFVIDHGTGIVIGETTIIGNNVKIYQGVTLGAHSVTKNLQNTKRHPTIENHVVIYANATILGGDTVIGENALIGGNVWITESIAPNSVVFHKGQVTVKNKFPGNEPIIFSI from the coding sequence ATGGGGTTTGCTTCACATTTACACAAAGGCTATTCTAACCGAAAATATGACATTGATAAAAAGAAAATCGAAGATTTTATCGACCGCTTTTTCAGGTTTATATTTTTTCTGGAATATCAGCGTTGCTCAGAATTGAGCGATATTCAACTGCGGTTGGATCATTTTAAAAATGAGTTTAATGAAATCCTCTTTTCCGTCACTGATGAAAAGGAAAGTCCAGAGACAGAAGTTTTCTTCGAGAGCTTTTCAAAAATCTATGATTTATTAGAAAAAGATGCGCAGGCTATTTTCGAAAATGATCCTGCGGCAAAGAGTATTGAAGAAGTGATGTTTTCTTATCCGGGATTTTTCGCCATTTCAGTTTACCGATTTGCACATGAATTATATAAAAGCAATATTCCTTTAATCCCAAGAATCTGGACGGAATTTGCACACAGCAAAACGGGAATCGACATTAATCCTGGTGCGAAAATTGGTGCTAATTTCGTCATCGATCACGGAACAGGAATCGTTATTGGTGAAACGACGATTATTGGAAATAACGTAAAAATTTATCAGGGAGTTACTTTAGGAGCTCATTCAGTTACTAAAAATTTGCAGAATACCAAGCGACATCCAACGATTGAAAATCATGTGGTCATTTATGCGAATGCTACAATTTTGGGCGGAGATACGGTTATCGGAGAAAATGCATTGATTGGAGGGAACGTTTGGATTACCGAAAGTATTGCACCCAATTCAGTGGTGTTCCATAAAGGGCAAGTTACGGTAAAAAATAAATTCCCGGGAAACGAACCGATTATTTTTAGCATTTAA
- a CDS encoding DUF885 domain-containing protein: protein MNYSITLKKIYSCIALVGIIASVNLQAQTIKPNEKLNQLFDNYYTEGLKVDPISATFNGENQYNDLLPATDAKYLSEVHQYNAKYLDLLKKFDINSLNEQDKISYQILKNRLESTISSERFHWEYMPVDQFNGYHLAFAILGSGSSAQPFKTTKDYDNWLKRCEALPNYINVSIENMRKGVKTGTVIPRSTALKVIPQLEQLSIKDSTSVFYGPIRNFPPSFSQKEKAKYTVAYKKVIGEEVLPAYQKLLTYFETEYLPKTRTTSGINALPNGTEMYLEQIYENTSSRKSAEAIHQIGLSEVARITGEMTKIKDSIGFKGSLPELFTYMKTNKRFMPFKTKAEVLAYYQNVYNTIKPKLPQYFGVAPKTPFEIRETESFRAAAAAPQYYPGDLATNRPGVFYVPILDPTKVNETGWEMQSLFLHEAIPGHHFQMSLQDENETLPKFRQKGGENAFVEGWALYCESLGKKLGVLKDPYHQIGALGSEMHRAIRLVVDTGIHTGEMTREQAIKYMMDHEAISEAMATQEIERYMVFPGQALGYKMGELKIIELRDKYQKQLGDKFSLRDFHDAILNGGSMPLDVFEMYMDDWAKTVK from the coding sequence ATGAACTACTCTATTACTTTAAAAAAAATTTATTCCTGTATTGCATTGGTCGGCATTATCGCTTCGGTGAATTTACAAGCTCAAACCATAAAGCCCAATGAAAAATTAAATCAGTTATTTGATAATTATTATACCGAAGGTTTAAAAGTAGATCCAATAAGCGCGACCTTTAATGGTGAAAATCAATACAACGATTTACTTCCGGCAACTGATGCAAAATATTTATCGGAAGTCCATCAATACAATGCGAAATATCTGGATCTTTTAAAGAAATTTGATATCAATTCTTTAAATGAACAGGATAAAATTTCTTATCAAATTTTAAAAAACAGACTTGAATCAACAATAAGTTCCGAGCGTTTTCATTGGGAATATATGCCGGTTGACCAATTTAATGGCTATCATCTGGCTTTTGCAATTTTGGGTTCAGGCAGTTCGGCGCAACCTTTTAAAACAACAAAAGATTATGATAACTGGTTGAAAAGATGTGAAGCTTTGCCAAACTATATCAATGTCTCGATTGAAAATATGCGGAAAGGTGTAAAAACAGGAACAGTTATTCCCAGATCAACGGCTCTAAAAGTAATTCCACAGTTGGAACAACTGAGCATCAAAGACAGCACTTCGGTATTTTATGGTCCGATAAGGAATTTCCCACCCAGTTTTTCACAAAAGGAAAAAGCTAAATATACGGTCGCTTACAAAAAAGTGATTGGCGAAGAGGTTCTTCCTGCTTATCAAAAACTACTCACCTATTTTGAAACTGAATATTTGCCGAAAACCAGAACAACTTCCGGAATAAACGCTTTACCAAACGGTACTGAAATGTATCTTGAACAGATTTATGAAAACACTTCTTCCCGCAAATCAGCAGAAGCAATTCATCAAATAGGTCTTTCAGAAGTAGCCAGAATTACGGGAGAAATGACTAAAATAAAAGACTCCATCGGTTTTAAAGGAAGCTTACCGGAATTGTTTACTTATATGAAAACAAACAAAAGGTTTATGCCTTTTAAAACGAAAGCCGAAGTATTGGCTTATTATCAAAATGTTTATAATACTATTAAACCAAAATTACCACAGTATTTTGGGGTCGCTCCCAAAACACCTTTTGAGATCAGGGAAACAGAATCTTTCCGGGCGGCGGCTGCAGCGCCACAATATTACCCCGGCGATTTAGCGACCAATCGTCCAGGTGTTTTTTATGTGCCCATTCTTGATCCTACGAAAGTCAATGAGACGGGTTGGGAAATGCAAAGTTTGTTTCTTCATGAAGCAATTCCGGGTCATCATTTTCAAATGAGTTTACAGGATGAAAATGAAACGCTTCCGAAATTTCGCCAAAAAGGTGGTGAAAATGCGTTCGTTGAAGGTTGGGCTTTATACTGCGAATCTTTAGGAAAAAAATTAGGAGTGCTGAAAGATCCTTATCATCAAATTGGTGCTTTGGGCTCTGAAATGCATCGCGCAATTCGTCTGGTCGTTGATACCGGAATTCACACCGGAGAAATGACAAGAGAACAGGCCATCAAATATATGATGGATCATGAAGCAATCTCCGAAGCCATGGCAACGCAAGAAATAGAACGCTATATGGTTTTTCCCGGACAAGCTTTAGGCTACAAAATGGGAGAATTAAAAATTATAGAATTACGAGATAAATACCAAAAACAATTGGGTGATAAATTCAGTCTCAGGGATTTTCATGATGCCATTTTAAACGGTGGTTCAATGCCTTTAGATGTTTTTGAAATGTATATGGATGATTGGGCAAAAACTGTAAAATAA
- a CDS encoding malate dehydrogenase — MKVTVVGAGAVGASCAEYIAMKDFAAEVVLVDIKEGFAEGKAMDLMQTASLNGFDTKITGTTGDYSKTAGSKVAVITSGIPRKPGMTREELIGINAGIVKDVTANLVKHSPDVIIIVVSNPMDTMAYLVHKTSGLPKNQIIGMGGALDSARFKYRLAEALECPISDVDGMVIAAHSDTGMLPLMSKATRNGVPVTEFLNEEKQNYVAEETKVGGATLTKLLGTSAWYAPGAAVSVMVQAILCDHKKMIPCSLMLDGEYGQSDICLGVPAIIGANGVEKIVEISLTDAEKEKFATAAQAVREVNGDLKF; from the coding sequence ATGAAAGTTACCGTAGTAGGAGCAGGAGCCGTTGGTGCAAGTTGCGCAGAATACATCGCGATGAAAGATTTCGCCGCAGAAGTTGTTTTAGTTGACATTAAAGAAGGTTTTGCCGAAGGTAAAGCAATGGACTTAATGCAAACTGCTTCTTTGAATGGATTCGATACCAAAATTACAGGAACAACTGGAGATTACAGCAAAACTGCAGGATCTAAAGTGGCCGTAATTACTTCTGGAATCCCAAGAAAACCAGGAATGACCCGTGAAGAATTGATCGGAATCAACGCTGGAATCGTAAAAGACGTTACTGCAAACTTGGTAAAACATTCACCAGACGTAATCATCATCGTGGTTTCTAACCCAATGGATACCATGGCTTACTTGGTTCACAAAACTTCAGGTTTACCAAAAAATCAAATCATCGGAATGGGTGGAGCTTTAGATTCTGCACGTTTCAAATACAGATTGGCAGAAGCTTTAGAATGTCCAATTTCTGACGTTGACGGAATGGTAATCGCTGCTCACAGTGATACAGGAATGCTTCCTTTGATGAGTAAAGCAACCAGAAATGGAGTTCCAGTAACTGAATTCTTAAACGAAGAAAAGCAAAATTACGTTGCCGAAGAAACCAAAGTTGGTGGAGCAACCCTAACTAAATTATTAGGAACTTCAGCTTGGTACGCGCCAGGTGCAGCAGTTTCTGTTATGGTTCAGGCGATTCTTTGCGACCACAAAAAAATGATTCCTTGTTCATTAATGTTAGACGGAGAATATGGTCAAAGCGATATCTGTCTGGGAGTTCCTGCAATTATCGGAGCTAATGGAGTTGAGAAAATCGTTGAAATCAGTTTAACTGACGCAGAAAAAGAAAAATTCGCTACCGCTGCACAAGCAGTTAGAGAAGTGAATGGAGATTTAAAATTCTAG
- the cysK gene encoding cysteine synthase A has protein sequence MKLNNILEAIGNTPIVKINKLFPNNVEVWMKLERQNPGGSLKDRIALAMIEKAEQEGKINKDTLIIEPTSGNTGVGLAMVCAVKGYKLVLVMPESMSVERRKLMSSYGAQFVLTPKEKGTSGAIAKAVEMANEIENSWIPQQFENPANPEIHAKTTAQEILNDFPEGFDYLITGVGTGGHITGVTEVLKQKFPNLKSFAVEPKDSPVISGGAPGPHPLQGIGAGFVPKVLNTEILDGVIEVEKDEAFNFTKRLASEEGILAGISTGASLAAVNKKLAEIPAGSKILTFNYDTGERYWSVEGLFEENLYKG, from the coding sequence ATGAAACTGAATAATATATTAGAAGCAATCGGGAATACGCCGATCGTGAAAATTAATAAACTATTCCCAAACAACGTAGAGGTTTGGATGAAGTTAGAAAGACAAAATCCCGGCGGAAGTTTAAAAGATCGTATTGCTTTGGCAATGATTGAAAAAGCTGAACAGGAAGGAAAAATTAATAAGGACACTTTAATTATAGAACCCACTTCTGGAAATACAGGTGTTGGATTAGCGATGGTTTGTGCCGTAAAAGGTTACAAACTTGTTTTGGTAATGCCGGAAAGCATGAGCGTGGAAAGAAGAAAACTGATGAGTTCGTACGGAGCACAATTTGTTTTAACGCCAAAAGAAAAAGGAACTTCTGGTGCAATTGCGAAAGCTGTAGAAATGGCCAACGAGATTGAAAACTCTTGGATTCCTCAACAGTTTGAAAATCCTGCGAATCCAGAAATTCATGCAAAAACGACAGCGCAGGAAATCTTAAATGATTTCCCGGAAGGTTTTGATTACCTCATCACAGGCGTTGGAACGGGAGGTCACATCACAGGAGTTACTGAGGTTTTGAAACAGAAATTTCCAAATCTAAAAAGCTTTGCGGTGGAACCGAAAGATTCCCCGGTCATTTCTGGTGGCGCTCCGGGACCACATCCTTTACAGGGAATCGGTGCTGGGTTTGTACCGAAAGTTTTGAATACCGAAATTTTGGATGGTGTAATTGAAGTAGAAAAAGACGAAGCTTTTAATTTTACAAAAAGATTGGCGAGTGAAGAAGGAATATTAGCAGGAATTTCAACCGGAGCATCGTTGGCGGCAGTCAATAAAAAACTGGCAGAAATCCCAGCAGGTTCTAAAATCCTGACCTTTAATTATGATACCGGCGAAAGGTATTGGTCTGTGGAAGGTCTTTTTGAAGAGAATCTTTATAAGGGTTAA
- a CDS encoding ice-binding family protein: protein MKKFFLLSKLLSTLVAAVLFLMPSVNFGQAPNLGSASSFALFTAAGAFNNTGAGTIVTGDVGTNVGAFNAFPPGTLIGQKHHADLVSSQAAIDVAFAYGSVSTVTCGSVISTTMGSGQTLLPNVYCLGAASTINGDLILDGGGDPNSIFIFKIDGALATTVNSRVLLTNGASLCNVYWQVNGEVDLGDNSLFQGTILADGAINLLQGATLNGRGLSTAGAISLSTNTVTLSLQPTASVITAGGATTFCAGGSVTLSGNSGGTWSTGATTSSITVNTSGDYFVTNTNACGSVNSNHIIVTVNPLPAATAGRDTSICSGNSVTLGTSPVSGHTYSWTPSTGLSSTTIANPVASPTTTTTYTLVETITATGCQNTNSVTVTVSPAPVASVITAGGATAFCTGGSVTLSGNSGGTWSTGATTPSITVTTSGDYFVTNTNACGSVNSNHIIVTVSPAPVASVITAGGATTFCAGGSVTLSGNSGGTWSTGATTATITVNTSGDYFVTNTNACGSVNSNHIIVTVNPLPAATAGRDTAICSGNSVTLGTTPVSGHTYLWTPSTGLSSATIANPVASPTTTTTYTLVETITATGCQNTNSVTVTVSPAPVASVITAGGATTFCAGGSVTLSGNSGGTWSTGATTATIIVTTSGDYFVTNTNACGSVNSNHITVTVSPAAVASVITAGGATTFCAGGSVILSGNSGGTWSTGATTATITATTSGDYFVTNTNACGSVNSNHIIVTVSPAPVVSVITAGGATTFCAGGSVILSGNSGGTWSTGATTPTITVTTSGDYFVTNTNACGSVNSNHIIVTVSPAAVASVITAGGATTFCAGGSVTLSGNSGGTWSTGATTATITVTTSGDYFVTNTNACGSVNSNHIIVTVSPLPVCTITGNSVICQGQSTQLCAPAGFTKYLWSTGATTSCITVSTAGTYTVTTTNAAGCTSTGSKTVTVSALPVCTITGNSVICQGQSTQLCAPAGFTKYLWSTGATTSCITVSTAGTYTVTTTNAAGCTSTCSKTVTVSSLPVCTITGDSVICQGQSTQLCAPAGFTKYLWSTGATTSCITVSTADTYTVTTTNAAGCTSTGSKTVTVSALPVCTITGNSVICQGQSTQLCAPAGFTKYLWSTGATTSCITVSTAGTYTVTTTNAAGCTSTCSKTVTVSALPVCTITGDSVICQGQSTQLCAPAGFTKYLWSTGATTSCITVSTAGTYTVTTTNAAGCTSTCSKTVTVSSLPVCTITGNSVICQGQSTQLCAPAGFTKYLWSTGATTSCITVSTAGTYTVTTTNAAGCTSTGSKTVTVSALPVCTITGNSVICQGQSTQLCAPAGFTKYLWSTGATTSCITVSTAGTYTVTTTNAAGCTSTCSKTVTVSSLPVCTITGDSVICQGQSTQLCAPAGFTKYLWSTGATTSCITVSTAGTYTVTTTNAAGCTSTGSKTVTVTKVEVHVEAGSISCNGGESTVKVTATGGTAPYTGVGTFTVKAGTHTYTVKDAKGCSVSKEITITEPSKLVVHIEACSISCNGGESTVKVTATGGTAPYTGVGTFTVKAGTHTYTVKDAKGCSVSKEITITEPSKLVVHIEACSISCNGGESTVKVTATGGTAPYTGVGTFTAKAGTHTYTVKDAKGCSGVKEIMITQPEALNLVLTIPPANPNGLTTVKVTVSGGTPVYKYLWSNGETGSSANLGAGLFSVTVTDYKGCKATIGGEIKPIDCGRFTTVTQGGWGAKAAGNNWGAYRNQYFAGAFPAGLTVGAGSRFLKLTTAKAVEDFLPSGSTPRALDPGTLTNPGASYANVLAGQVVALTLNVRFDEYDANFSPSSTKLGDMVVASGTFAGMSVYQVLAESNKVLGGISVYSASKMNSIVDEINNNYDGGMINNHVLTCPCPEPGLATGTNDILPVVSKMVLYPNPSDGEFNIKFDAEQGTLVLVQLFDMSGKLIGDYSNKVIRSGNKANLNVKNYNLVGGSYVVKVKTSTSEKTFKLLIKK, encoded by the coding sequence ATGAAAAAATTTTTTCTACTTTCTAAATTACTCAGCACCTTAGTGGCAGCTGTTTTGTTTTTAATGCCAAGTGTTAATTTCGGACAGGCTCCTAACCTGGGATCAGCTTCCAGTTTTGCGCTATTTACAGCAGCTGGAGCATTTAATAACACGGGGGCGGGAACAATCGTAACCGGCGATGTTGGCACTAACGTAGGTGCATTCAATGCATTTCCTCCCGGAACACTAATTGGGCAAAAGCATCATGCAGACCTTGTTTCGTCACAAGCTGCTATAGATGTAGCTTTTGCCTATGGTAGCGTCAGTACGGTAACATGCGGCAGCGTAATTTCAACAACGATGGGAAGTGGGCAAACACTTCTACCGAACGTTTATTGCCTTGGGGCAGCTTCAACAATTAATGGCGATCTTATCCTGGATGGAGGAGGAGATCCCAATTCTATATTTATTTTTAAAATAGATGGCGCTTTAGCTACTACTGTTAATTCACGAGTTCTGTTGACTAATGGCGCTTCATTATGCAATGTTTATTGGCAGGTAAATGGCGAAGTGGATTTAGGAGACAATTCTCTTTTCCAGGGCACGATTTTAGCTGATGGGGCAATAAATCTATTGCAAGGTGCAACACTAAATGGACGTGGGCTTTCCACTGCCGGAGCTATTAGCTTATCTACCAATACAGTCACACTAAGCTTACAGCCAACAGCATCAGTAATTACAGCAGGCGGAGCGACAACATTTTGTGCAGGTGGCAGTGTTACACTTTCAGGAAATAGCGGCGGAACCTGGAGTACCGGAGCAACAACTTCATCAATAACCGTAAACACAAGTGGCGACTATTTTGTAACCAATACAAATGCCTGCGGCAGTGTAAATTCGAACCATATTATAGTAACAGTCAACCCGCTGCCTGCAGCAACTGCTGGTAGAGATACATCCATCTGTAGTGGTAATAGTGTAACGCTCGGTACTTCTCCGGTATCAGGACATACTTACTCATGGACACCTTCAACAGGATTGAGTTCTACAACCATAGCAAACCCTGTTGCCAGCCCAACAACTACTACTACCTATACATTAGTAGAAACAATTACTGCAACGGGTTGTCAAAATACAAATTCCGTAACAGTAACAGTTAGCCCAGCGCCTGTTGCATCAGTAATTACAGCAGGGGGAGCTACAGCATTTTGTACAGGTGGCAGTGTTACACTTTCAGGAAATAGCGGCGGAACCTGGAGTACCGGGGCAACAACTCCATCAATAACCGTAACCACAAGTGGCGACTATTTTGTAACCAATACAAATGCCTGCGGCAGTGTAAATTCAAATCATATCATAGTAACAGTCAGCCCAGCGCCTGTTGCATCAGTAATTACAGCAGGCGGAGCCACTACGTTTTGTGCAGGTGGCAGTGTTACACTTTCAGGAAATAGCGGTGGGACATGGAGCACCGGGGCAACAACTGCAACCATAACCGTAAACACAAGTGGCGACTATTTTGTAACCAATACAAATGCCTGCGGCAGTGTAAATTCGAACCATATTATAGTAACAGTCAACCCGCTGCCTGCTGCAACTGCTGGTAGAGATACGGCCATATGTAGTGGTAATAGCGTAACTCTTGGTACTACTCCGGTATCAGGGCATACTTACTTATGGACACCGTCAACAGGATTGAGTTCAGCAACCATAGCAAACCCTGTCGCCAGCCCAACAACAACTACTACCTATACATTAGTAGAAACAATTACTGCAACAGGTTGTCAAAATACAAATTCCGTAACAGTGACAGTTAGCCCAGCGCCTGTTGCATCAGTAATTACAGCAGGCGGAGCCACAACATTTTGTGCAGGTGGCAGTGTTACACTTTCAGGAAATAGCGGTGGGACATGGAGCACGGGGGCAACAACTGCAACCATAATCGTAACCACAAGTGGCGACTATTTTGTAACCAATACAAATGCCTGTGGCAGTGTAAATTCAAATCATATTACAGTAACAGTTAGCCCAGCGGCTGTTGCATCAGTAATTACAGCAGGCGGAGCCACAACATTTTGTGCAGGTGGCAGTGTTATACTTTCAGGAAATAGCGGTGGGACATGGAGCACCGGGGCAACAACTGCAACCATAACCGCAACAACAAGTGGCGACTATTTTGTAACCAATACAAATGCCTGTGGCAGTGTAAATTCAAATCATATTATAGTAACAGTTAGCCCAGCGCCTGTTGTATCAGTAATTACAGCAGGCGGAGCCACAACATTTTGTGCAGGTGGCAGTGTTATACTTTCAGGAAATAGCGGTGGGACATGGAGTACCGGGGCAACAACTCCAACCATAACCGTAACAACAAGTGGCGACTATTTTGTAACCAATACAAATGCCTGCGGCAGTGTAAATTCAAATCATATTATAGTAACAGTAAGCCCAGCGGCTGTTGCATCAGTAATTACAGCAGGCGGAGCGACAACATTTTGTGCAGGTGGCAGTGTTACACTTTCAGGAAATAGCGGTGGAACATGGAGCACCGGGGCAACAACTGCAACCATAACCGTAACCACAAGTGGAGACTATTTTGTAACCAATACAAATGCCTGTGGCAGTGTAAATTCAAATCATATCATAGTAACAGTCAGCCCGCTTCCGGTTTGTACTATCACCGGTAACAGTGTCATTTGCCAGGGCCAATCCACCCAGCTATGCGCACCAGCGGGCTTTACTAAATATTTGTGGAGCACCGGGGCAACCACTAGTTGCATTACAGTAAGCACTGCGGGTACTTATACAGTTACAACCACCAATGCGGCCGGATGCACCAGCACCGGCAGCAAGACAGTAACCGTTAGTGCATTGCCGGTTTGTACTATCACCGGTAACAGTGTCATTTGCCAGGGCCAATCCACCCAGCTATGCGCACCAGCGGGCTTTACTAAATATTTGTGGAGCACCGGGGCAACCACTAGTTGCATTACAGTAAGCACTGCGGGTACTTATACAGTTACAACCACCAATGCGGCCGGATGCACCAGCACCTGCAGCAAGACAGTAACCGTTAGTTCATTGCCGGTTTGTACTATCACCGGTGACAGTGTCATTTGCCAGGGCCAATCCACCCAGCTATGCGCACCAGCGGGCTTTACTAAATATTTGTGGAGCACCGGGGCAACCACTAGTTGCATTACAGTAAGCACTGCGGATACTTATACAGTTACAACCACCAATGCGGCCGGATGCACCAGCACCGGCAGCAAGACAGTAACCGTTAGTGCATTGCCGGTTTGTACTATCACCGGTAACAGTGTCATTTGCCAGGGCCAATCCACCCAGCTATGCGCACCAGCGGGCTTTACTAAATATTTGTGGAGCACCGGGGCAACCACTAGTTGCATTACAGTAAGCACTGCGGGTACTTATACAGTTACAACCACCAATGCGGCCGGATGCACCAGCACCTGCAGCAAGACAGTAACCGTTAGTGCATTGCCGGTTTGTACTATCACCGGTGACAGTGTCATTTGCCAGGGCCAATCCACCCAGCTATGCGCACCAGCGGGCTTTACTAAATATTTGTGGAGCACCGGGGCAACCACTAGTTGCATTACAGTAAGCACTGCGGGTACTTATACAGTTACAACCACCAATGCGGCCGGATGCACCAGCACCTGCAGCAAGACAGTAACCGTTAGTTCATTGCCGGTTTGTACTATCACCGGTAACAGTGTCATTTGCCAGGGCCAATCCACCCAGCTATGCGCACCAGCGGGCTTTACTAAATATTTGTGGAGCACCGGGGCAACCACTAGTTGCATTACAGTAAGCACTGCGGGTACTTATACAGTTACAACAACCAATGCGGCCGGATGCACCAGCACCGGCAGCAAGACAGTAACCGTTAGTGCATTGCCGGTTTGTACTATCACCGGTAACAGTGTCATTTGCCAGGGCCAATCCACCCAGCTATGCGCACCAGCGGGCTTTACTAAATATTTGTGGAGCACCGGGGCAACCACTAGTTGCATTACAGTAAGCACTGCGGGTACTTATACAGTTACAACAACCAATGCGGCCGGATGCACCAGCACCTGCAGCAAGACAGTAACCGTTAGTTCATTGCCGGTTTGTACTATCACCGGTGACAGTGTCATTTGCCAGGGCCAATCCACCCAGCTATGCGCACCAGCGGGCTTTACTAAATATTTGTGGAGCACCGGGGCAACCACTAGTTGCATTACAGTAAGCACTGCGGGTACTTATACAGTTACAACCACCAATGCGGCCGGATGCACCAGCACCGGCAGCAAGACAGTAACCGTTACCAAAGTGGAAGTTCATGTTGAAGCCGGTTCAATCTCATGTAATGGAGGTGAATCTACAGTGAAGGTAACTGCCACAGGTGGAACTGCCCCTTATACAGGAGTTGGAACATTTACAGTGAAAGCCGGAACTCATACTTACACCGTTAAAGATGCGAAAGGATGTTCAGTTTCGAAAGAAATCACGATTACAGAACCTTCTAAATTGGTTGTTCATATTGAAGCCTGTTCAATCTCATGTAATGGAGGTGAATCTACAGTGAAGGTAACTGCCACAGGTGGAACTGCCCCTTATACAGGAGTTGGAACATTTACAGTGAAAGCGGGAACTCATACTTACACCGTTAAAGATGCGAAAGGATGTTCAGTTTCGAAAGAAATCACGATTACAGAACCTTCTAAATTGGTTGTTCATATTGAAGCCTGTTCAATCTCATGTAATGGAGGTGAATCTACAGTGAAGGTAACTGCCACAGGTGGAACTGCCCCTTACACAGGAGTTGGAACATTTACAGCGAAAGCCGGAACTCATACTTACACCGTTAAAGATGCTAAAGGCTGTTCAGGTGTTAAAGAGATCATGATTACTCAACCAGAGGCATTGAATTTAGTACTTACAATTCCACCTGCTAATCCTAATGGATTAACTACCGTTAAAGTAACGGTAAGTGGAGGAACTCCGGTATATAAATATCTTTGGTCAAATGGTGAAACTGGTTCTTCAGCGAATTTAGGAGCTGGATTATTCAGTGTAACTGTGACAGACTATAAAGGATGCAAAGCAACCATAGGAGGTGAAATTAAACCAATAGATTGTGGTAGATTTACAACTGTTACGCAAGGAGGTTGGGGCGCAAAAGCTGCAGGAAATAATTGGGGCGCATATAGAAACCAATATTTTGCAGGAGCATTCCCAGCTGGTTTAACAGTTGGTGCAGGTTCAAGATTCTTGAAACTAACTACTGCAAAAGCAGTCGAGGACTTCTTACCAAGCGGGTCAACTCCAAGAGCATTAGATCCAGGTACATTAACAAATCCTGGTGCAAGCTATGCTAATGTTTTAGCAGGTCAAGTTGTTGCATTAACTTTAAATGTGAGATTTGATGAATATGATGCTAACTTTTCACCATCATCAACGAAGTTAGGTGATATGGTAGTAGCTTCTGGTACCTTTGCAGGAATGTCAGTTTATCAAGTTCTTGCCGAATCCAACAAGGTTCTTGGTGGTATTTCAGTTTATTCAGCTTCAAAAATGAATTCTATCGTAGATGAAATAAATAACAATTACGATGGAGGTATGATAAATAATCATGTGTTAACTTGTCCATGTCCAGAACCAGGACTTGCTACAGGTACAAATGATATCTTACCTGTTGTTTCAAAAATGGTACTTTATCCAAATCCTTCAGATGGAGAATTTAATATTAAGTTTGATGCTGAACAAGGAACATTAGTTTTGGTACAATTATTTGATATGTCAGGTAAATTGATTGGAGATTATAGCAATAAAGTGATAAGAAGTGGTAATAAAGCCAATTTAAATGTGAAAAACTATAATCTTGTAGGTGGCTCATATGTGGTTAAAGTTAAAACTTCAACTAGTGAAAAAACCTTTAAACTGCTCATTAAAAAATAA